GGCCGGCGCCGGCCTCGCCCATCAGGCCGACCATCTTGGCGTAGGCCTGGATCACCGGCTCGGCCTTGTCGAACACCGCCTGGTCGCCGCCGACCATCACGGTGAGCTGGCCGTTCTCGGCGCCGGCCTGGCCGCCGGAGACCGGTGCGTCGAGGAAGCCGAAGCCCTTCGATACGGCGATCTCGTAGAGCTCGCGGGCGACGGTGGCGGAGGCGGTGGTGTTGTCGATGAAGACCGCGCCGTCCTTCATGCCGTGGAAGGCGCCGTCGGGGCCGGTGGTGACGGCGCGCAGGTCGTCGTCGTTGCCGACGCAGCAGAAGACGAAGTCGCAGCCCTCGGCGGCCGCCTTCGGGGTCGGGGCGGCGGTGCCGCCATGCTCCGCGACCCATTGCTCGGCCTTGGCGGCGGTGCGGTTGTAGACGGTCACGTCGTGGCCGCCCTTGGCCTTCAGGTGTCCGGCCATCGGATAGCCCATCACGCCCAGGCCGATGAATGCCACTTTCGCCATGTCGTTGCTCCCTGTCCCCGTGCGATGCATACGTTGCGCCGCGTTGTAGCCGATCGGCGCCTTGGTGTCAGCGATAGCCGAACTGGTTATCGCATCGCGCGCAATTCGACTAGGATCGGACCGGCAAAACAATTGTGAGGGAACCGGATGCGGAGGCCGACATGACGGGAATTAGGCCCTGGAGCGCGGTTGCGGCGCGGCTCGTCGATGTGGCGACCGGCAAGACGCCGGCCGACCTGGTGGTGCGCGGCGGGCGTTGGGTGAACGTGCATTCGCGCGAGGTGATCGCGGCAACGGACGTCGCCATCGCCGCTGGCCGCTTCGCCTATGTCGGTCCGGACGCGCGCCACACGGTGGGCGAGGGGACGCGGGTGATCGAGGCGGACGGGGCCTACATGGTGCCCGGCCTGTGCGACGGGCACATGCATGTGGAAAGCGGCATGGTGACGGTCACCGAGTTCGTCCGCGCCGTGCTGCCGCACGGCACCACCTCGATGTTCGTCGATCCGCACGAGATCGCCAACGTGCTCGGCCTCAAGGGCGTCAAGCTGATGCATGACGAGGCGATGGCGATGCCGTCGAACGTGTTCGTGCAGATGCCGAGCTGCGTGCCGAGCGCGCCGGGCCTGGAGACGGCCGGGGCGGAGCTGGGGCCTGAGGACGTCGCCGAGGCGATGGCGTGGCCGAACATCATCGGGCTCGGCGAGGTGATGAACTTTCCCGGTGTCGCCAGCGGCGACGAGACCATGCTGGGCGAGATCGCCGCGACCATGGGCGCGGGCAAGACGGTGGGCGGCCATTTCGCCTCGCCGGACCTGGGCGCGCTGTTCCACGGCTATGTCGCCGGCGGGCCGGCCGACGACCACGAGGGCACCCGGCTGGAGGACGCGGTCGCGCGCGTGCGCCAGGGCATGCGGGCGATGCTGCGGCTCGGCTCGGCCTGGTACGACGTCGCCGCGCAGATCAAGGCGGTGACCGAGATGGGCCTCGATCCGCGCAACTTCATCCTGTGCACCGACGACAGCCATTCCGGCACGATCGTCAACGAGGGACACATGAACCGGGTGGTGCGGCACGCGATCGCGCAGGGCTGCAACCCGCTGGTGGCGATCCAGATGGCGACCATCAACACCGCCAGCCATTTCGGCCTGGAACGCGAACTCGGCGCGATCGCGCCGGGCCGGCGCGCCGACATGATCCTGACCTCGGACCTGCCGAGCCTGCCGGTGGAGACCGTCATCGCGCGCGGCCAGGTGGTGGCGGAGGGCGGTTCGCTGACGATCGACATTCCGGCCTACGACTATCCGGATTTCGCCCGCGACACGGTGAAGCTCGGCCGTACGCTGACGGCGGCGGACTTCGACATCCCGGCACCGGAGGGGGCGTCGGAGGTGACGGCGCGGGTCATCGGCGTGATCGAGAACCAGGCGCCGACAAAGGCGCTGGAACGGACGCTGAAGGTCGAGAACGGTCTGGTCATCGGCGATGGGGCGCAGGACGTCTGCCAGATCGCGCTGGTCGAGCGGCACCGGAGGACCGGGGCGGTCACCAACGGCTTCGTCTCCGGCTTCGGCTATACCGTGCCCTGCGCCGTGGCGAGCACGGTGGCGCACGACAGCCACCACATGATCGTGGTCGGCACCGACAAGGCCGACATGGCGCTGGCGGCCAATCGCGCGGCGGAGGTCGGCGGCGGCATCGTCGTCGTCGCCGGCGGCAGGGAGCTGGCGCTGGTCGAGCTGCCGATCGCCGGCCTGATGTCGAACGAGCGCGCCGAGGTCGTCGCGGCCAAGGCCGAGGCCATGGTCGCGGCGATGCGGGCGTGCGGCTGCACCCTCAACAACGCCTACATGCAGCACTCGCTGCTGGCGCTGGTGGTGATCCCCGAGCTCCGGATCTCCGACAAGGGGCTGGTCGATGTCACCGCGTTCGAGATGACCGACCTGTTCGTGTGAGGTCGTTTCGGAAAGGCGAAACCCGAGGCGGCGGAATCGCTTGCGGCGCGGCCCTGGTGCGTTGAATCAAGCGCTGACCACGTGTGGGCCGCGGCGCCGCCGCCTCAGGACGCCATCCGCAGATGGCGCGTCAGGCGGCGTTCCAGCCTGTCCCAGACCCGGCGCAGCGTCTCGACGATGATGAGATAAAGGATCGCCGCCCACAGGTAGACCTGGAAGTCGAAGGAGCGGGCGAAGGCGAGGCGGGTGGTGCCCATCAGGTCGAAGACGGTGATGACGCTGGCGATCGCCGATCCCTTGATCATCAGGATGATCTCGTTGCCCAGCGGGCGCAGCGCGACGATGTAGGCCTGCGGCAGGATCACCTTCCAGTAGATGGCTGGCATCCGCATGCCCATGGTCAGCGCCGCCTCGCTCTGGCCGCGCGGCACCGACAGGATGGCGCCGCGCAGGATCTCGGCCTGATAGGCGGCGGTGTTCAGCGTGAAGGTGAAGATCGCGCAGTTGAAGGCATCGCGGAAGAACCACCACAGACCGACCGATTCCAGCGACGGGCGGAACTGGCCGGCGCCGTAGTAGACCAGGAACACCTGGGCGAGCAGCGGCGTGCCGCGGAAGAAGTAGACGTAGCAGAAGCTGGCCGCGTTGAGGGCGCGGGATTTCG
This is a stretch of genomic DNA from Microbaculum marinisediminis. It encodes these proteins:
- a CDS encoding ABC transporter permease, whose product is MIDFDLMARYGPRMLDGLLVTIELVVISIVLGGLLAFPVALARIAKSRALNAASFCYVYFFRGTPLLAQVFLVYYGAGQFRPSLESVGLWWFFRDAFNCAIFTFTLNTAAYQAEILRGAILSVPRGQSEAALTMGMRMPAIYWKVILPQAYIVALRPLGNEIILMIKGSAIASVITVFDLMGTTRLAFARSFDFQVYLWAAILYLIIVETLRRVWDRLERRLTRHLRMAS
- a CDS encoding NAD(P)-dependent oxidoreductase; this translates as MAKVAFIGLGVMGYPMAGHLKAKGGHDVTVYNRTAAKAEQWVAEHGGTAAPTPKAAAEGCDFVFCCVGNDDDLRAVTTGPDGAFHGMKDGAVFIDNTTASATVARELYEIAVSKGFGFLDAPVSGGQAGAENGQLTVMVGGDQAVFDKAEPVIQAYAKMVGLMGEAGAGQLTKMVNQICIAGLVQGLSEGIHMAMVSGLDVAKVIAVISKGAAQSWQMENRWSTMAAGKFDFGFAVDWMRKDLSICLEEARGNGAHLPVTALVDQFYSDVQAMDGNRWDTSSLIARLQK
- the ade gene encoding adenine deaminase codes for the protein MTGIRPWSAVAARLVDVATGKTPADLVVRGGRWVNVHSREVIAATDVAIAAGRFAYVGPDARHTVGEGTRVIEADGAYMVPGLCDGHMHVESGMVTVTEFVRAVLPHGTTSMFVDPHEIANVLGLKGVKLMHDEAMAMPSNVFVQMPSCVPSAPGLETAGAELGPEDVAEAMAWPNIIGLGEVMNFPGVASGDETMLGEIAATMGAGKTVGGHFASPDLGALFHGYVAGGPADDHEGTRLEDAVARVRQGMRAMLRLGSAWYDVAAQIKAVTEMGLDPRNFILCTDDSHSGTIVNEGHMNRVVRHAIAQGCNPLVAIQMATINTASHFGLERELGAIAPGRRADMILTSDLPSLPVETVIARGQVVAEGGSLTIDIPAYDYPDFARDTVKLGRTLTAADFDIPAPEGASEVTARVIGVIENQAPTKALERTLKVENGLVIGDGAQDVCQIALVERHRRTGAVTNGFVSGFGYTVPCAVASTVAHDSHHMIVVGTDKADMALAANRAAEVGGGIVVVAGGRELALVELPIAGLMSNERAEVVAAKAEAMVAAMRACGCTLNNAYMQHSLLALVVIPELRISDKGLVDVTAFEMTDLFV